In Legionella sp. PATHC035, a genomic segment contains:
- a CDS encoding tyrosine-type recombinase/integrase codes for MKFTDTFIKNLKAEKEWVEKIEATGLGVRVTPNGNKSWFYRFTFDGKRCKISLGKYPAISIKQAREHLLHAQSLKEKGTNPIEHSKQEKLKHKNTVKALILSWYTNYIEKHRKQPKQAKQQIDADIIPLLGDMELEKIQPRDITNALDKIVNRGSPIHANKVLSTLKQAFNYAVSRGEMTINPAATIRSRDIGGIEKPRERFLTLEEIKTLWLFLDGNNSRISLQIRTALKIILLTGVRSSELRLAKWDEIDFEQSLWKIPASHTKNALVMKIHLTPLTQSLFELLKAETNSSFVIPGLNDEEPLTDKAIARAVSRIQTRVGIPHWTAHDLRRTFATQLGQTLNVDPVVIEKCLGHKMPKIMATYNKNEMLPQRQVALNQWSEFIENSLLETIPTQLIHENVNDIYSITVGISNELVN; via the coding sequence ATGAAATTCACAGACACCTTCATTAAAAATCTTAAAGCAGAAAAAGAATGGGTCGAAAAAATTGAAGCGACGGGTCTAGGGGTTCGAGTAACGCCCAACGGAAACAAATCATGGTTCTATCGATTTACCTTTGATGGCAAACGTTGCAAGATTAGTTTAGGCAAATACCCTGCGATTAGCATTAAACAAGCAAGAGAGCACCTCTTGCACGCTCAATCGCTAAAGGAAAAAGGCACTAACCCTATCGAACACAGCAAGCAAGAAAAGTTAAAACATAAAAATACAGTAAAAGCCTTAATCCTTTCTTGGTATACCAACTACATTGAAAAACACCGCAAGCAACCCAAACAAGCCAAACAACAAATTGATGCTGATATTATTCCTTTGCTTGGTGACATGGAGCTGGAAAAAATCCAACCTCGAGATATTACCAACGCATTAGATAAAATTGTAAACCGTGGCTCCCCTATTCATGCAAACAAAGTTTTAAGTACGCTGAAGCAAGCATTTAACTATGCAGTGAGCCGAGGTGAAATGACAATCAACCCTGCTGCAACGATTCGATCCCGTGATATTGGTGGTATTGAAAAGCCACGCGAACGGTTTTTAACACTCGAAGAGATCAAAACCTTATGGCTTTTTCTCGATGGCAATAACAGTCGTATTTCGTTGCAAATTCGCACCGCTTTAAAAATTATCCTACTTACAGGTGTTCGCTCAAGTGAATTAAGATTAGCAAAATGGGATGAAATTGATTTCGAGCAATCACTCTGGAAAATCCCAGCCAGCCATACCAAAAATGCGCTGGTCATGAAAATTCATTTAACGCCACTAACTCAATCTTTATTTGAATTATTAAAAGCTGAAACGAATTCTTCTTTTGTCATTCCAGGACTCAATGATGAAGAACCATTAACCGATAAAGCTATTGCCAGAGCAGTTAGCAGAATCCAAACCCGAGTAGGCATTCCTCATTGGACAGCACATGATCTACGCAGAACTTTTGCAACTCAATTGGGGCAAACATTAAATGTAGACCCAGTCGTAATTGAAAAATGCTTAGGCCATAAAATGCCTAAAATTATGGCTACTTATAATAAGAATGAAATGTTACCGCAAAGGCAAGTAGCACTAAACCAATGGTCAGAGTTTATAGAAAATTCATTACTAGAGACTATTCCCACTCAATTAATACATGAAAATGTAAACGATATCTATTCTATAACAGTGGGAATTTCAAACGAACTTGTAAACTAA
- a CDS encoding DUF4258 domain-containing protein yields MKSGKPLKKADKELFILIERKIKEKNYLFTTHAKKRGQERNISDLDVLNILEGKPGYERKRNKKKDSYDELQDLNDQPQDWKYCIEGKDIDGKKVRIIISFTEDLMPIITVINIR; encoded by the coding sequence GTGAAATCTGGAAAGCCTTTAAAGAAAGCTGATAAAGAACTTTTTATCTTAATTGAGCGGAAAATTAAAGAAAAAAATTATCTCTTTACGACTCATGCGAAAAAAAGAGGCCAGGAGAGAAACATATCCGATCTGGATGTTCTTAACATCTTAGAAGGCAAACCAGGTTACGAGAGAAAAAGGAATAAAAAGAAAGATTCTTATGATGAGCTACAGGACCTCAATGATCAACCTCAAGACTGGAAATATTGTATTGAGGGTAAAGATATAGACGGCAAAAAAGTCCGAATAATTATTAGTTTTACTGAGGATCTGATGCCTATTATTACAGTGATAAACATTCGCTAA
- a CDS encoding RNA-binding S4 domain-containing protein produces the protein MKDVFINKEPVELFKILKFEGITSSGAEAKDMIAAGSVLVNGIIEKQKRKKMFAGDTIELKGEVFRIKLGAN, from the coding sequence ATGAAGGATGTTTTCATTAATAAAGAACCTGTTGAACTCTTTAAAATTCTTAAATTTGAAGGTATTACCTCGAGTGGAGCAGAAGCTAAGGATATGATAGCTGCGGGCTCTGTATTGGTAAACGGCATAATAGAAAAACAGAAAAGAAAAAAGATGTTTGCAGGAGATACGATTGAATTGAAAGGCGAGGTCTTTCGGATAAAGTTGGGTGCTAATTAA
- a CDS encoding DUF2971 domain-containing protein, protein MDYMDELINNFQKKANKFLAQHNYDLSSQQLLYHYTSLEKFEQIIASRKFLFTHYENLNDTLELKHGYQIFEKLVYETKVPDADHYLKNLKAILLNHEIDFYICSFSEQNDNLSLWRLYGDDGYGVALGIDPNFTLVSEKKVENPTIGAAIYKQATFEANFKKLCNRINTITNCSKYLVLSESRQKEVLRHLYSHLFVYCFSICLVTKHESYQHESEVRLLLKDGRLSYPNDYQNGFYFSKDRFHLKGKSVDKTITFLDDSLAIKKDTVTVEKNSILSSTLEDTFLKTIYLGPKVPKETTLNYEKLLKKYNFDTTNIKIIETDLPYQ, encoded by the coding sequence ATGGATTATATGGATGAATTGATAAACAACTTCCAAAAGAAAGCCAATAAATTTCTTGCTCAACATAATTACGATCTATCTTCTCAGCAGCTACTATATCACTACACATCACTTGAGAAATTTGAACAAATAATTGCAAGCAGAAAATTTTTGTTTACACATTATGAAAATTTGAATGATACCTTAGAACTTAAGCATGGGTACCAAATATTTGAAAAACTTGTATATGAAACCAAAGTGCCTGATGCAGATCATTATCTTAAAAATCTGAAAGCAATTTTACTTAATCATGAAATTGATTTTTACATTTGTTCGTTTTCAGAACAAAATGATAATTTATCTTTATGGAGACTATATGGTGACGATGGATATGGAGTTGCTCTAGGAATAGACCCCAATTTCACTTTAGTATCAGAAAAAAAAGTTGAAAATCCAACTATTGGTGCTGCGATTTATAAACAGGCAACTTTTGAGGCTAACTTTAAAAAGCTCTGCAATAGAATCAATACTATCACCAACTGTTCAAAATATTTGGTACTTTCTGAATCGAGACAAAAAGAGGTCTTAAGACATTTGTATAGTCATTTATTTGTATATTGTTTTTCGATTTGTCTAGTAACAAAGCATGAGAGCTATCAACATGAATCAGAAGTAAGACTGCTTCTTAAAGATGGAAGGCTAAGTTACCCGAATGATTACCAAAATGGGTTTTATTTCTCTAAAGACAGATTCCATTTGAAGGGAAAATCTGTGGATAAAACTATTACTTTCTTAGACGATAGCCTAGCAATTAAGAAAGACACTGTTACTGTAGAAAAAAATTCAATTTTATCTTCCACATTGGAGGATACTTTTTTGAAAACAATTTATCTAGGCCCCAAGGTTCCTAAGGAAACAACGCTTAACTATGAAAAATTATTAAAAAAATACAATTTTGATACTACAAATATCAAAATTATAGAAACAGATCTTCCTTATCAATAA
- a CDS encoding VOC family protein, translating into MMILDHVGITVSNYEKSKQFYTRILTPLGIKVITEQNGWVGLGKNGKPEFWFGPGKDTKYFSHVAFIAETKAAVDLFYKIAIDEGAVCNGKPSLRHDYYPGYYGAFIIDPDGHYIGALMHNS; encoded by the coding sequence ATGATGATTCTGGATCATGTTGGAATAACTGTTTCTAATTATGAGAAATCCAAACAATTTTATACTCGGATTTTAACGCCTCTTGGCATCAAAGTGATTACTGAACAGAATGGATGGGTTGGATTGGGCAAAAATGGGAAACCTGAGTTTTGGTTTGGTCCAGGCAAAGATACAAAGTATTTTTCACATGTTGCGTTTATAGCGGAAACAAAAGCTGCTGTTGATCTTTTTTACAAAATAGCGATTGACGAAGGTGCTGTGTGTAATGGAAAACCAAGCCTAAGACATGATTATTATCCTGGATATTATGGTGCTTTTATTATTGATCCTGATGGTCATTATATAGGTGCTCTTATGCATAATTCATAA
- a CDS encoding AAA family ATPase, translated as MLIRRIAIENVRSFLDRTELKLDGPISIVIGPNGGGKTNLLDIMIVMLRRYLYASMYAVSEPTAEQPNRYTFRHNDMLNNMTLERHNFGTDRDQYIELEIEVTLKDCENMKSIQENAENLTEKASKKYVNFDLIKAKLWKLNEISSGDRYIYKLKNGNLEYEQGSAKYFLEYLNIFDIEAKLREEFHLAPLPTPLIYLPVNRSASGFQSTIELAGYNDFELMRNFQSSTSRSNTPIVNLAIGRLAQKFRLLLEQDNGKAIKNFRQETNLKELTKILEELGYNWELESINPLKNQYDIRLKKQGLSFLVGTASSGERELLTYLFAIFALNVKDALIIVDEPELHLHPKWQKTLLQLFIRLAESTGNQFVLATHSPTFISPQSIQYVSRVFSEEQKSQIIRLETKSLPSPKHLLHLINSQNNERLFFADEVILVEGISDRVFFEALLDHFGRSSIKSIIEVIGVGGKNLFQHYITLLEACKIKYHIIADQDYLIEVGTNEIKQLFTINSKKIKEVIKGGNKNLDSTTFVKVIDEALISNNWETAKEVWEYIKSRNKQLNENLSLDQQKIMNDFIKLKQSENCYILSKGSLEAYLPIENSCKDIEKLLAFLAQDNFYMQLPADKYLELEQIAKMILGLSIEGN; from the coding sequence ATGTTAATACGTAGAATAGCTATCGAGAATGTTAGAAGCTTCCTAGATCGGACTGAATTAAAATTAGATGGACCTATATCAATAGTCATAGGACCAAATGGTGGTGGAAAAACAAATCTCTTAGATATTATGATAGTGATGCTGAGACGCTATCTTTATGCTTCTATGTATGCTGTTTCTGAACCTACCGCAGAACAACCCAATCGTTATACTTTTCGACATAATGACATGCTAAATAATATGACCTTAGAAAGGCATAATTTTGGCACTGATCGTGATCAATACATTGAGCTTGAGATAGAAGTCACACTAAAAGATTGCGAAAATATGAAATCAATCCAGGAAAACGCCGAAAACCTTACTGAAAAAGCCTCCAAAAAATACGTTAATTTTGATTTAATAAAAGCAAAATTATGGAAGCTTAATGAGATAAGCTCAGGCGATCGTTATATATATAAACTCAAAAATGGAAATTTAGAATATGAACAAGGGAGTGCTAAGTACTTTCTAGAGTATTTAAATATATTTGATATAGAAGCTAAATTAAGAGAGGAATTCCATCTTGCCCCTCTTCCCACGCCTCTCATTTATCTTCCTGTTAATCGATCTGCGTCTGGATTTCAATCTACCATTGAGTTAGCTGGTTACAATGATTTTGAATTAATGCGAAATTTCCAATCATCTACTTCACGATCCAATACACCAATAGTTAATTTGGCAATAGGTCGCTTAGCTCAAAAATTTCGTTTACTTCTAGAACAAGATAATGGTAAAGCAATAAAAAATTTTCGACAAGAAACCAATCTTAAAGAACTTACAAAAATACTTGAAGAACTTGGTTATAATTGGGAATTAGAATCTATTAACCCCCTCAAAAACCAATATGATATAAGATTAAAAAAACAAGGCTTATCTTTTTTAGTAGGCACTGCCTCATCTGGAGAGCGAGAGTTATTAACATATCTCTTTGCGATTTTCGCATTAAATGTTAAAGATGCTCTCATTATCGTGGATGAGCCTGAATTACATCTACACCCTAAATGGCAAAAGACCTTATTACAATTATTTATCCGATTAGCTGAGTCAACTGGGAATCAATTTGTACTAGCTACTCATTCGCCTACTTTCATATCTCCACAATCAATACAGTATGTATCACGAGTATTTAGTGAAGAGCAAAAAAGTCAAATTATTAGATTAGAAACAAAATCATTACCATCTCCAAAGCATCTTCTTCATCTTATAAATAGTCAAAATAATGAACGACTATTTTTTGCCGATGAAGTAATTCTTGTAGAAGGTATTTCAGATCGAGTTTTTTTTGAAGCTTTATTAGATCATTTCGGAAGGTCTTCTATAAAATCAATTATTGAGGTCATTGGTGTTGGTGGAAAAAATTTGTTTCAACACTACATCACTCTTCTTGAAGCTTGTAAGATAAAATATCATATTATTGCAGACCAAGATTACCTCATAGAAGTTGGTACCAATGAAATCAAACAGCTCTTTACTATAAATTCAAAAAAAATAAAGGAGGTTATAAAAGGCGGTAATAAAAATTTAGATAGTACAACTTTTGTAAAAGTAATTGATGAAGCTTTAATCTCTAATAATTGGGAAACTGCAAAGGAAGTATGGGAATATATTAAATCAAGAAATAAACAATTAAATGAAAACTTAAGTTTAGATCAACAAAAAATAATGAATGATTTTATTAAATTAAAACAATCAGAAAATTGTTATATATTAAGCAAAGGATCCTTAGAAGCTTATTTACCTATTGAAAACTCATGTAAGGATATCGAAAAATTGCTGGCTTTTCTGGCTCAAGATAATTTTTATATGCAATTACCAGCAGATAAATATTTAGAACTAGAACAAATAGCAAAAATGATATTAGGCCTTTCTATTGAAGGGAATTAA
- a CDS encoding VF530 family protein gives MDRTSNDPLHGITLEAILNRLLICYGWEGLAERVKVNCFSSNPSIKSSLKFLRKTPWARKEIETLYLASLKDKNCDNS, from the coding sequence ATGGATAGAACTTCTAATGATCCTCTGCACGGCATAACCCTAGAGGCTATCTTAAATCGTTTGTTGATTTGTTATGGCTGGGAAGGCCTGGCGGAAAGAGTCAAAGTTAACTGCTTTTCTTCCAACCCCAGTATTAAATCAAGCCTTAAATTCCTGCGCAAAACACCCTGGGCAAGAAAGGAAATTGAAACCCTTTATCTTGCTTCCTTAAAAGATAAAAATTGCGACAACTCATAA